One Lutzomyia longipalpis isolate SR_M1_2022 chromosome 4, ASM2433408v1 DNA segment encodes these proteins:
- the LOC129794595 gene encoding alpha-tocopherol transfer protein-like — MPNIRSISEPLAQKAIKELNEVPERIDEDITALRTWIMKQPHLRTRMDDQFLVAFLRGCKYSLEKAKQKIDLFYSIRSNFKEIMSNYDPMIEKNLQIIKKGIALPLPNTIAPDSPRLFLFRPGVYEAHEFDIIDIMRISIMINDIIMVDDDQMIVAGQMGIIDLSNATMAHFLQYTPTLAKKMTVMSQDAMPFRLKGVHYINTPAGFEMVYNMFKNFLNEKNRSRLHVHGSNLEALYQHIPQKLLPKEYGGEAGNLKDLTVQWEKKFMEYRDFFLDEAKYGTDEKKRPGRPKTEEAIFGLDGTFRKLNVD; from the exons atgccaaatattCGATCCATCTCTGAGCCATTGGCACAGAAAGCTATCAAAGAACTAAATGAAGTACCCGAAAGGATCGATGAGGACATTACAGCGCTACGTACATGGATAATGAAGCAGCCACATTTGAGAACAAGGATGGACGATCAATTTCTTGTTGCCTTTCTGAGGGGGTGCAAATACTCATTGGAAAAAGCAAAGCAGAAAATTGATCTCTTCTACAGTATTCGGTCGAACTTCAAGGAAATCATGAGTAATTATGATCcgatgattgaaaaaaatttgcaaatcatAAAAAAGGGTATTGCACTGCCACTTCCCAATACCATTGCACCCGATAGCCCGAGGCTCTTTCTCTTTCGCCCAGGAGTCTATGAGGCTCATGAATTTGATATAATTGATATTATGCGCATTAGTATTATGATCAATGACATTATAATGGTTGATGATGATCAAATGATCGTAGCTGGGCAG ATGGGAATAATTGATCTTTCAAATGCTACAATGgcgcattttcttcaatatacACCCACGCTTGCAAAGAAGATGACTGTTATGTCTCAAGATGCTATGCCTTTTCGTCTTAAGGGTGTCCACTACATCAACACTCCAGCTGGTTTTGAGATGGTCTAcaatatgtttaaaaatttcctcaatgaaAAGAACAGAAGTCga CTACATGTGCATGGTTCTAATTTGGAGGCACTTTACCAGCACATTCCTCAGAAACTATTGCCAAAAGAATATGGTGGTGAAGCTGGtaatttaaaggatttaacaGTGCAgtgggagaaaaaatttatggaGTATCGTGACTTTTTCCTCGATGAAGCTAAATATGGAACGGATGAGAAGAAACGTCCTGGACGTCCTAAAACTGAAGAAGCAATTTTTGGTTTAGATGGCACCTTTAGAAAACTAAATGttgattga